The sequence below is a genomic window from Shinella sp. PSBB067.
GCCGACGGCGACCGGCTGAAGGGCGCCGAACTCAACCAGATGTTCCATTTCATGCTGCCGAAGATCGCCGGCCTTCCCGTGCTCAACGGCATCCTGCGCCGGCTCTGGCTGCAGATGGGCCCGCTGATCTCGGATGCCTATCTGCCGGGCGGGCGGGCGATGATCGACCATCACTATCCCGTCGTGGAGGCGCTGAAGCGCCACGATCCGGCCGCCGCCTCGATGGCCATCGTCGATGACATCCTGCTCGGCGGCAAGCCGCTCCTGGAGCGCATCTGGCATGCCGGACCGCGCGAGGCGCCGCGCCTCTGATTTGCGCCTCTTATCGAGGCTTGCATTTCGCTCGCGGCTGATTACGATGTATCAAGCATCACAAGGAGACGCCCTCGCATGACCCAAGAACGCCCCACCATGCTGCTGACGGGGGCAAGCCGCGGGATCGGACATGCGACGGTCAAGCTCTTCCAGTCGAAGGGCTGGCGCATCCTCACCGTCTCGCGCCAGCCGTTCTCCGAGGAATGCGCCTGGCCCTCCGCCCGCGAGAGCCACATCCAGGCCGACCTTGCCGACCTTTCCCAGATCGAACGCCTCGCCGCGACGGTGCGCGAGCGGCTGCCGTCCGGCAAGCTGCAGGCACTGGTCAACAATGCCGGCATCTCGCCGAAGGGACCGGGCAGGAGCCGGCTCGGCGTTGCCGACACGACGGCCGACGTCTGGACCCATGTGCTCAACGTCAACCTCGTCTCGACCGCGCTGATCGCCCGCGCGCTGCTGCCGGAGCTGGAGGCCGCGAAAGGCTCGATCGTCAACGTCACCTCCATCGCCGGCTCGCGCGTCCACCCGTTCGCAGGCGTCGCCTATGCCGCCTCCAAGGCGGGGCTTGCATCGCTGACGCGGGAGATGGCGCATGAATTCGGCAAGCGCGGCGTGCGCGCCAACGCCATCGCCCCCGGCGAGATCGAGACCTCGATCCTGTCGCCCGGCACGGACGCGCTGGTCGCGGCGGAAGTGCCGATGGGCCGGCTCGGCGAGCCGCGCGAGGTGGCCGAGACGATCTATTTCCTGTGCACCGAGCAATCATCCTACATCAACGGTGCCGAGATCCACATCAACGGAGGCCAGCACGTCTGACGCCCGCAGGGGCGCAAGAAAGCCATTGACCGGCAGCGGCGGGAATGCCTGAATCGGCCGGACAAGAGGAACGGGAACGAGGTGCCCGCCGCGATGCCAACATCGCGCGAAAGCCTCCGGCCCAGGGAGGGGCCGCCGTCGTCGACGGAAAATTCAGGGCCGGCGATCGGGCCGGTCCGGTGCAAACCAAAAAAAGGGGAATACAATGCAGATCATCAGGACCAAGGGAATTCTGGCAGCCGCCGTGCTCGTGCTTTCGGCGGGGCTTGCCGCGCCGGCGCTTTCGCGTGACCTCACCATCGTCTCCTGGGGCGGCAACTACCAGGACGGCCAGCGCGAGATCTACTTCAAGCCCTTCGCTGAAAAGACCGGCAAGCCGGTGCTGGACGAGGCCTGGGACGGCGGCATCGGCGTGCTGCAGTCCAAGGTGAAGGCCGGCGCGCCGAACTGGGACGCCGTGCAGGTCGAGGCGGAAGAGCTGGCGCTCGGCTGTGCCGACGGCCTCTACGAGAAGATCGACTGGGACAAGCTGGGCGGCAAGGACAAGTTCCTCGATTCGGCCGTCAACGATTGCGGCGTCGGCGCCATCGTCTGGTCGACGGCCATCGCCTATGACGGCGACAAGCTGAAGGAAGGCCCGGCCTCCTGGGCGGACTTCTGGAACGTCGAGAAGTTCCCCGGCAAGCGTTCGCTGCGCAAGGGGCCGAAATACACGCTCGAATTCGCCCTCCTGGCCGACGGCGTGCCGAAGGACGAGGTCTACGAGGTCCTGGCCACCGACGAGGGCGTCGACCGCGCCTTCAAGAAGCTCGACGAATTGAAGCCGAACATCGTCTGGTGGGAATCCGGCGCGCAGCCGCTGCAGTTCCTCGCCTCCGGCGAAGTCGCCATGACCTCGGCCTATAACGGCCGCATCACCGGCATCAACCGCACCGAGGGCAAGAACTTCAAGGTCGTCTGGCCGGGCAGCATCTATGCCGTCGACAGCTGGGTCGTGCTGAAGGACGCCGAGAACAAGGACGCCGCACAGGACTTCATCGCCTTCGCCAGCGAGCCGGACAACCAGGCCAAGCTGCCGCAATATGTCGCCTACGGCCTTCCCGTTAAGGAAGCCGCCGCCAAGGTGCCGCCGGAGCTTGCCAAGGACCTCCCGACCGAGCCGGCCAACATGACCGATGCCCTCTCGCTCGACATCGACTTCTGGATCGACAATTCCGAGGCGCTGACCCAGCGGTTCAACGCCTGGCTCGCCCAGTAAGTCCGATGCCGCCGCTTCGGGGGCGCGATCATCCGCGCCCCCGCACGCCGCACGCGAGAGGGAGCACCCGTTGGCCGAATTCATCCGCTTCGACCGCATAACCAAATTCTATGGCGCGCTCTGCGTCGTCGAGAATCTCGATCTTTCCATCGCCAAGGGCGAGTTCGTCAGCCTGCTCGGCCCCTCCGGCTCGGGCAAGACGACGCTGCTGATGATGCTCGCCGGCTTCGAGCAGCCGACATCGGGCGCGATCCTCGTCGACGGCCAGGCGATCAACAACGTGCCGACCCACCGGCGCGACATGGGCGTCGTTTTCCAGAGCTATGCGCTCTTCCCGCACATGACGGTCGGCGAGAACATCGCCTTCCCCTTGCAGATGCGCGGGCTCGGCAAGGCCGAGATCGCCGAGCGCGTGACGCGCGCCCTCGACATGGTGCAGCTTTCCACCATGCGCGAGCGCCGTCCGAGCCAGCTTTCCGGCGGCCAGCAGCAGCGCGTGGCGCTTGCCCGCGCCCTCGTCTTCGAGCCGCGCGTGGTGCTGATGGACGAACCGCTCGGCGCGCTCGACAAGCAGTTGCGCGAGCAGATGCAGCTCGACATCCGCGACCTGCACCGCCGCCTCGGGCTCACCATCGTCTTCGTCACCCACGACCAGTCCGAGGCGCTGACCATGTCGGACCGGGTCGCCGTGTTCAACAAGGGCAGGATCGAGCAGATCGGCACGCCGCGCCAAGTCTATGACGAGCCGGCCACCCGCTTCGTCGCCGAGTTCATCGGCGAGACCAACCTCTTGGAAGGTGTCGTCGCCCGTGTCGGCGGGGGAGAGGCCGCCGTGCGGCTCGGCTCCGGCGCCGAGATCCTCGCCGCCGCGCCCGCGGAAGTCTCCGCCGGCCAGCCCGTTTTCCTGTCCGTGCGCCCCGAGCGCATCGAGCTTGCCGAAACGGCGAGCGGGGCGAACAACTGCCTGGAGACCGAGGTCGCCGATTCCGTCTATCAGGGCGATCACCTGCGCGTGCAGCTCGACGCCGGCAGCCATCCGCTGATCGCCAAGCTCGGCCGCCGCTCGCGTGAATTCGTGCCCGGCACGAAGGTCTTCGCCGCCTTCTCGGCCGGCGATTGCCGCGTCATCCTGCCGCCGGGACAGGCATCATGAGTGCCGGCCGCTCCCGCGCGGGGCGTTCGCTCCTGCTGATGGCGCCGCTCTTCGCCTTTCTCGTCGCCTTCTTCGTCTGGCCGCTCTTCAGCATGATGTCGCAGTCGGTTTCCGACACGGCCGTGCTGCGCCTGCTGCCGCAAAGCGCCGAGGTGCTGCCCGGCTGGGACCGCAAGTCGCCGCCGACGCACGAGATGCAGGCGGCGCTGATCGCCGACCTCAAGGCGGTGAACGACCAGCAGGCGCTCGGCGACATGGTGCGCCGTCTCAACAGCGCCCGCTCCGGCTTCCGCACGCTGATGTCGAAGACGACGGCCGCGCTCGCCGATCCCGCCAGCCCGCCGGTGGACCTCGTCTCCGTCGACAAGCGCTGGGAGAAACCCGAATTCTGGATCGCCATCGCCGACGCGCTCTCGCCGCTCACCGACCGCAATCTCCTGGCCGCCGTCGATCTCGGCCGCAATGCCGACGGCCATATCGAGCAGCTTCCGCCGGACCAGTCGGTCAACCGGGTGATCCTCGTGCGCACCTTCTGGATCTCGGCGCTCGTCACCTTCGCCTGCATGTGCATCGGCTATCCCTATGCCATCATCGCCGCCTCGCTGACGGGCTGGAAGCGCGACCTGATGCTCGCCGCCGTGCTGCTGCCGCTGTGGACCTCGCTTCTGGTGCGCACCGCCGCCTGGTTCATCCTCCTGCAGGAACAGGGCCTCATCAACGACCTCCTGCAATGGCTCCGGATCACCAGCGCGCCGCTGCCGCTGATCTTCAACCGCACCGGCGTCATCATCGCCATGACACACGTACTGCTGCCCTTCATGGTGCTGCCGATCTATTCGGTGCTGATCACCATTCCGAAGAACCTGATGCCGGCGGCCGCCTCGCTCGGCGCGCCGCCGCTGCGCGCCTTCCTGCGCGTGCTCCTGCCGCTCAGCCTGCGTGGCGTCGCCTCCGGCGGCCTCCTCGTCTTCATCTCGGCCATCGGCTACTACATCACGCCGGCGCTGATCGGCGGGCCGGGTGACCAGATGATCTCCTCGATCATCGCCTTCTACGCCACCGGCTCGGCAAACTGGGGCATGGCGGGCGCGCTCGGCGTCGTGCTGCTCGTCGCCACGCTCGCGCTCTACAGCGTCTATGCCCGGCTGTCGGCCGACGAACCGGGGAGGCGCTGACCATGCCGACGAGGATCACCCGCTTCGCCTTCGCAACGCTCGCCATCCTCTTCCTGGTGGCGCCGCTCGTCGCCATCCTGCCGCTCGCCTTCACCTCGAGCGTCATCCTCACCTATCCCGTGCCGGCCTGGTCCATGCGCTGGTTCATCGAACTGTTCACGGCCGATGCCTGGAAAAGGGCAATCGTCAACAGCCTGATCGTCGGCACGGGCACGACGCTGCTCGCCACCACGCTCGGCACGGCGGCCTCGCTCGGCCTGCGCAACCGCGGCCTTCTGCTGCGCGGCGCGTTCCGCACGCTGTTCCTGCTGCCGATGGTGGTGCCGGCGGTCGTGCTCGGCGTCGGCATGCAGGTGCTGCTCGCCCGCTTCGGCCTCACCAACAGCTATGCCGGGGTCATCATCGCGCACACCGTCGTCGCCGTGCCCTTCGTGGTCGTCAGCGTCACCGGAGCGCTCGCGGGCATCGACGAGCGGGTGGAACTGGCCGCCCAGAGCCTCGGCGCATCGCCCGCCACGGTCTTCCGCCGCGTGACGCTGCCGCTCGCCATGCCGGGCGTCCTGTCGGGGGCGGTGCTCGCCTTCGCCACGTCGCTCGACGAGGTGGTGCTGACGCTCTTCGTCGCCGGCCCCAACCAGCGCACGCTCGCCCGGCAGATGTTCTCCAGCATCCGCGAGAACATCAGCCCGGCCATCGCCGCCGCCGCCTTCCTCTTCATTGCCGCGACGCTGCTGATCGGCCTTGCCGTGGTGCTGTCCCGCTCGATGCTGGCCCGGCGGCGCTGAGCCGCCGGTTCAGCGCAAAAAGGGGGGCAGCGGTAAAGTTTTGCCTGTGCGCCTCGCGTTACGTCAGTCTTCGCAAGAATTTGTTCTTGCAAGGCGGGCTGTGAGAATTTCCTCTCTGTGTTCGCGGATGATTCGCCGCCAATATCCCGGACGACATGTCAAAGCAGGAGAGAGAAATGCTGAGCGCGACCCCAACCCGGCGGACCTTCTTGCAGGCAGGGGCCGCGCTGCTGGCCTCCACGGCCCTGCCGACGCTCGCCCTGGCGCAGGACGCGCCGTCCGGCGGCCGGCTGATCGTGGCGGCCGATTCCGAGCCGAAGAACCTCAATCCGGCCATCGTCGCCTCCAACGGCGTGTTCTTCGTGGCGAGCAAGGTGGTGGAGCCGCTGGCCGAAGCCGTCTTCGACGGCAAGGACGGTCTGGCGCCGCGTCTCGCCACCGCCTGGGAAGGATCGGATGACGGCCTTTCCGTCACATTCCGCCTTCGCGAAGGGGTGACCTGGCACGACGGCAAGCCCTTCACCTCGGCCGACGTCGCCTTCTCGGCGCTCAACGTCTGGAAACCCTTGCAGAATCTCGGCCGGGTGGTCTTCGCCCATCTGGAAGCCGTGGATACGCCTGACGAAGCGACCGCGATCTTCCGCTTCTCCAGGCCGACGCCGCTGCAGCTCATCCGCAACGCGCTTCCCGTCGTCAGCAGCGTCATCCCGAAGCATCTCTACGAGGGCACGGACATCGCCGCCAATCCGGCGAATGTCCAGCTCGTCGGCACCGGGCCGTTCCGCTTTGCCGAATACAAGCCCGGCGAATATTACCGCCTGACCCGCAACGAGGCCTATTGGGACAAGGGCCAGCCGAAGCTCGACGAGATCGTCTTCCGCGTGCTGCCGGACCGCGCCGGCGCGGGCGCGGCGCTGGAGGCCGAAGAAATCCAGCTCGCCGCCTTCTCCGCCGTGCCGCTCACCGATCTCGACCGCATCTCCAAGGTGCCCGGCATCAAGGTCATCACCAAGGGCTACGAGGCGCTGACCTACCAGCTCGTCGTCGAGATCAACCACCGCCGCAAGGAACTGGCAGACCTCAAGGTGCGCCAGGCGATCGCCCATGCCATCGACAGGAAATTCGTGGTCGACACGATCTTCCTCGGCTACGCCACGGCCTCGACCGGCCCCGTGCCGAAGAACGCGCCGGAATTCTACGATGCCGACGTGCCGGCCTACGACTTCGACGTCGACAAGGCCAATGCGCTGCTCGACGAGGCCGGCTATGCCAAGGGTGCGGACGGCAAGCGCTTCTCGCTGAAGCTGCGCCCGGCGCCCTATTTCAACGAGACGCGCCAGTTCGGCGATTACCTGCGCCAGGCGCTCGCCGCCATCGGCATCGACGCGGCGCTGGTCAACGCCGATTCCGCCGCGCACCAGAAGGCGGTCTACACGGACCACGATTTCGACCTCGCCGTCGCCCCGCCGGTCTTCCGCGGCGACCCGGCGATCTCCACGACCATCCTCGTCCAGTCCGGCATTCCCGCCGGCGTCGGCTTCTCCAACCAGGGCGGCTATGCCAATGCGGAACTCGACGCGGTCATCGCCAAGGCGGCGGAGACGGTCGATGCCGCGGCCCGCACGGAGCTCTACCGGCAGTTCCAGAAGCTGGTCGTCACCGACCTGCCGCTGATCAACGTCGCCGAATGGGGCTTCATCACGGTCGCGCGCGACACGGTGCTGAACGTCGCGAGCAACCCGCGCTGGGCGGTCTCCAACTGGGCAGATACCGCGCTGCAGTCGTGATAGGCTCGCCCGACCGAAAGAACTCCGCAAGGTCAGGCGCAGCGTGAACCGAGCCCTTCGATTGCTGAGACGCCGCGCGATCGGCAGCATTCCCGTGCTGCTGATCGTCGTCGTCCTGACGTTCCTGCTACTGGAAGCGGCCGCGGGCGACGCGGTCGACGCCTATCTCCTGTCGATCGGCGGCGGCGATGCCGCCATCGCGCAATCGCTGCGCGCGGCCTACGGCCTCGACCAGTCGATGCCGGCGCGGCTCTGGGTCTATCTCTCCTCGCTCGGCCGGCTCGATCTCGGCTGGTCCGTCGCCTTCGACCGGCCGGTGCGCGACCTCATCCTCGAACGCCTTCCCAACACGTTCCTGCTGATGGGCAGCGCCACGGCGCTTTCCTTCGCCATCGGCTCGGCGCTCGGCATCGTCGCCGGCGCGAAGCCGGGAAGCGCCCGCGACCGGGTCCTTTCCACGCTCTCGCTCGTCCTTTACGCCATCCCGGGCTTCTGGCTCGGCCTCGTCCTCAGCATCGTCTTCGCCGTGCAACTGCGCTGGCTGCCCACATCCGGCATCGAGACCATCGCTTCCGGGCGGGCGGGACTGTCCCGCGCCGCCGACATCGCCGCCCATCTGGTGCTGCCGGTCGGCACGCTGGCGCTGGTCTACATGGCGCTCTTCCTGCGCGTCATGCGGGCCGGGATGGCCGATGTCTGGCGGCTGGATTTCGTGCTCTTCGCGCAATCGAAAGGCCTGTCGCGAGCGCGGATCGTGCTCCGCCATGTGGCGCGCAACGCGCTCCTGCCGCTCGTCACCATGCTCGGCCTGCAAATGGCCGCCATGCTCGGCGGCAGCGTCGTCATCGAGAGCATCTTCGCCATCCCCGGCTTCGGACGGCTGGCGCAGGAAGCGGTGAGCGGGCGCGACACGGCGCTGCTGACCGGCATCATCGTCACGAGCGCGGTGCTTGTCATCCTCGTCAATCTCGTCATCGACATCGTCTATGCCGCGCTCGACCCGCGCGTCGGGGCTTCGGAGCGCGGCGCATGAGGGTGGTGCGGAACCTGCTGGCGACGCCGGAGGGCATGATCGGCTTCGTCCTCATCGCCGTGCTTGCGCTCGTCGCCCTGTTCGCGCCCGCGCTTTCGCCGGGCGATCCGCTGAGGATCGCCGGCCGGGCCCTGACGGCGCCCTTCACCGATCCGGCTTTCCCGCTCGGCACGGATCGGCTGGGGCGCGACGTCTTGGCGGGCATCGTGCACGGCGCGCGCACCTCGCTCCTCGTCGGGCTCGCGGCGGCATGTGCCGCCCTTGCCATCGGCCTTTGCGTGGGGCTTGCGGCGGGCTTTGTGGGCGGGATCGTCGACGAGGCGCTGATGCGCGTGGTCGATGCCTTCCAGATCGTGCCGAGCTTCCTTCTGGCGCTCGCCTTCGTCAGCGTCGTCGGCGCCTCGGTGCCGGTTGTGGTGCTCGCCATCGCGCTCGGCGCCTGGGCCGATCCGGCGCGGCTCACGCGGGCGCAGGTGCTGTCCGTGCGCGAGCGGGATTATGTCGCCTCCGCGCGCGTCATCGGCATGCATCCGGCGGAGATCGCCCTCAGGGAAATCCTGCCGAATGTCCTGCCGCCGGTGCTGGCGCTCTCCGCCATCATCGTCGCCGCCGCGATCCTGACCGAGGCGGCGCTGTCCTTCCTCGGCCTCGGCGATCCGAACGTCGTCACCTGGGGGTCGATGATCGCCGAGGGACGGAACGTCCTGCGCTCCTCGCCCTTCCTGTCGGTCTTACCCGGCATCGCGCTGGTCGTGACGGTCATCGCCGTCTATCTCCTGAGCGAAGGCCTCGGCAAGGCGCTCTCCGACCGGGAGGGGGCAGCATGATGATGCTTTGCGCGGTCCGGCAGCTCTCCGTCACCTATCGCGGCCAGGCGACGCCCGCCCTGGCCGGCATCGATCTCGACATCCATGCCGGCGAACGGCTGGCGATCATCGGCGAGAGCGGATCGGGCAAGAGCACCTTCGCCCGTGCGCTTGCCGGCCTGCTTCCGGGTGGAGCATCCGTCGCCGGCAGCCTGCATTGGGCGGCCGGCGATCCTCCGCGCGCCGGCCGCGACATCGGCTTCGTCTTCCAGGACCCGTCCGCCAGCCTAAACCCGGTTCTGACCATCGGCGAGCAGGTCGCGGAGGGTGCGCGCCGTCATCTCGGCCTGTCGCGCAAGGCGGGGCAGGCATGGGCGCTCGCCATGCTGGAACGGGTGCGCGTCCCCGAGCCCGCAAAGGTGCTGCGCGGCTTCCCGCACCAGCTTTCCGGCGGCCAGCGCCAGCGCGTGGCGATTGCCGCCGCGCTCGCGGCAAGGCCCGGCCTGCTGATCGCCGACGAACCGACCAGCGCGCTCGACATGGTCGTCCAGGCCGAGATCGTCGCGCTGCTCGGAGACCTCGTCCGAAATGCCGGCATGACGCTCGTCTTCGTCACCCACGACATCGCGCTCGCCTCCGGCTTTGCCGACCGCGTGGCGATCTTCCGCGACGGGCGGCTCGTCGAGACGGGCGCGACCGGCGCCGTTCTGGCCGCGCCCGCGGCTGCCTATACGGCGGCGCTGATCGCCAGCCACCGCGATCTTGCAACGCCGCCGCTGATCCGCGAGGCAGGCCGATGACGCTGCTCGACGCGCGAAACCTCGGCAAGCGTTACGTCTCCGGCGGCCGGGATGTGGCGGCCCTCGACGGTGTTTCGCTCACGCTTTGCGCGGGTGAGACCCTCGGCCTTGCCGGCGCCTCCGGCAGCGGCAAGTCGACGCTCGCGCGCGTCCTCACCCGCCTCGTCCCGGCAGACGGCGGCACGGTCCGCTTCGACGGCGAGGACTGGCTTGGCCTTTCCGGCAGCGAACTGCGCCGGCGGCGGGCGAAGATGCAGATGGTCTTCCAGGACGTGCTCGGCGCCTTCAATCCGCGCGCCACGGTCGCCTCGGTGATCGAGGATCCGTTGCGCATCCACGCCGTCGTGCCGAAGGCCGGGCGGGGCAGGGAGGTGGCCGCGCTGCTCGACCGCGTCGGCCTGCCGGCCTCCTATGCCGCGCGCTCGATCCGCGACGTCTCGGGCGGCCAGCGCCAGCGCATCGCCATCGCGCGCGCGATCGCCTCGCGGCCGGCCCTGGTCGTGCTCGACGAGGCGGTCTCCGCCCTCGACGTCTCGCTGCGCGAGAAAATCCTCGAACTCCTCGTCGCCCTGCAGGCGGAGCGCGGCATCGCCTATCTCTTCGTCTCGCACGATCTGGCCGTGCTCGCCGCCATCTCCCATCGCATCGCCATCATGGATGCCGGCCGGATCGTCGAGGCCGGCCCGGCGGCCGAGGTTATCGGCAACCCGCAATCAGCGGCCGCCCGCGCGCTCGTGCGCGCCGTGCCGCGCCTCGTCATAGAACAGGAAGACCGCAATGCCGTCTGACCGCTGGAATGCACTCAATGACGCCCCCGTCTTTCCGCCCGAGCGCTTCGGCCCCCTCGCCGACCGGCTCGGCATGATCCTGCGGACCCGGAACGACATCCTGCTCTTCCAGACGGAGGCCGTGGTCGCGCTGGAGGCCGTGACGGCGAGCCTCGCACGGCCTGGCCTCAAGGCGATCAACATCGTGACCAGCCCTTTCGGTGCATGGTTCGGCGGCTGGCTGCGGCGCGGTGGCGCCGAGGTGGTGACGCTGGCTGCCGAGCCCGCCCGTCCCGTCGCGGCGGAAGCGGTGAGCGCGGCCTTCGACGCCCATCCCGACACGAAGGCGGTCATCTTCTGCCACGCGGAATCGGCCAACGGCGTGCTCAACCCGCTGGAGGAGATCGTGGCCGCCGCCCGCGCCCGCGGCATCGTGACGGTGGTGGATGCGGTCGCCTCGGTCGGCGGCCACGCGCTCGATGTCGATGCGCTCGGCATCGACGTCGCGGTGATCGGGCCGCAGAAGTCCCTCGCCGGGCCGGCCGGCGTCTCGGCCCTTTCGGTCAGCCCCGCCGCGTGGCGCCTGATAACGGCCGAAGGGGGCCCGCGGGACTCGACGCTGTCGCTGCTCGACCGCAAGGCCTGGCTCGATGCCGGTCGCGGCGCGCTGCCCGGCACCTCGGCCGCGCTGGAGTTCTTCGCGCTGGAAGCGGCGCTCGACCGTTTCGAGGCGGAGGGCCTCGACGCCGTCCTCGCCCGCCACGCCCGGGCGGCGAAGGCCGCGCGCGACGGCCTCGCGGCCCTCGGCGCCGCGCCATGGGCGCCGCCCGGCCGCGCCTCCCATCTCGTCACGACGGCAAGATTGCCCGATGGCGTGGACACGGACGCCTTTCTCGCCGCCGCCGCGCATCTCGATACGGACATGTCGCCGGGCGTCGGTCCCGGCGCGGAGAGCCTGGTGAGGCTCAACCACACGGGCCAGCGCGCGCGTTTCGAAGCCGTGCTCGGCAATGTCGCCGCCTATGGCATCGCCCTTCGCAAGCT
It includes:
- a CDS encoding alanine--glyoxylate aminotransferase family protein encodes the protein MPSDRWNALNDAPVFPPERFGPLADRLGMILRTRNDILLFQTEAVVALEAVTASLARPGLKAINIVTSPFGAWFGGWLRRGGAEVVTLAAEPARPVAAEAVSAAFDAHPDTKAVIFCHAESANGVLNPLEEIVAAARARGIVTVVDAVASVGGHALDVDALGIDVAVIGPQKSLAGPAGVSALSVSPAAWRLITAEGGPRDSTLSLLDRKAWLDAGRGALPGTSAALEFFALEAALDRFEAEGLDAVLARHARAAKAARDGLAALGAAPWAPPGRASHLVTTARLPDGVDTDAFLAAAAHLDTDMSPGVGPGAESLVRLNHTGQRARFEAVLGNVAAYGIALRKLGFRADIAAAAAAVAAHYGG